The Erythrobacter sp. genome segment GATGCTGCTGTTCACGATGGTGCGGGTGGGGGCGGCGCTGCTTGCCGCGCCGCTGTTCGGCATTCGTGCGGTGCCGGTGCAGGTGCGGATCATCTTCTCCGCTGCGATGGCGGTGTTCGTGCTCAACTGGATCCCTGTACGGGTGCCTGAGGACATGCTGGCGGTCGAGACTTTCGTGGCGCTGGTGGGCGAGGCGGTGATCGGCTTCGCGCTCGGCTTCGTGCTCCAACTGGCCTTCGCCATTCCCTCCATAGCCGGCGAGCAAATTGCCGGCGGCATGGGCATGGCAATTGCCACGGCGGTCGATCCCGCCAGCGGCAGCCAGTCGGGCGCAGTCGGACAATTGCTGGGGATCATGCTGACGCTGATTTTCCTCGCCATTGGCGGGCACCTGCTGTGGCTGCGGCTGGTGCTGGAAAGCTACGTGCTGTTCCCGCCGGGAAGCGACTGGGATGTGGGCGCGCAGGGCTGGCTGGTAGCGAGCTTTGCCGCGCAGGCCTTCGCCACTGCGCTGGCCATTGCCCTGCCAGTGACACTGGTGCTGCTGCTGGTGCAAATGGTGACCGGGGTGATCAGCCGCTCGGCCCCGTCGCTCAACCTGTTCGCATTGGGCCTGCCTGCCGGGGTCTTGGCCGGACTGGTGGCGCTGATTGCCTCGACCCCGCTGCTGAACGAACAATTTCTCACGCTGGCGGGGAGCGCCATCGAACAGGTCGGCGCGGTGGCACGGCCTGACAGAGTGGCGCCGCGATGAGCGAACAGCCATCGGGCGAAAAGTCCTTTGCCCCGACCGAAAAGCGCAAGCAGGATGCCGCCAAGAAGGGCAATGTCCTGCGCTCGAAGGAAGTGGCGACGGCGATTTCGGTGCTGGTCGGTGCATTATGGCTTAAACTGGCGGGGCCAAGCCTGCTTGCGGCTATTGAAGGCAATGCCGCTGCATCGCTTGCGTTCGACCGCGAGACCATCGCCGATTTCCGTCCCGGCCAGATGCTGCGCGATGCCATGCTCGACGTGCTTCCACTGCTGCTGGGACTGGGGATGCTGGTGATTCTCACGACCATGGCGGCGCAATTGCTGCTGGGCGACGGGCGCTGGGTTTCCGGCAATGCCCTGCCCAAGCCATCCAAGCTCAACCCGGTCACCGGGCTGAAGCGGATGTTCGGGATGCAGGGGCTGATCGAACTGGGCAAGAGCCTGGCAAAGCTGGGGCTGCTCGGTACAATTGCATGGTACTGGGGGAAAGCGAACCTGCTCACCGTTCTGTCGCTCGGACGTGGTGAACTGACCGGGCAGTTAAGCGCCGCTTGGCACGCCATTGCTACCCTGCTGCTGCTGCTCGCCGCCGGACTGGCAGTGATCGCGCTGATCGACTGGCCGATTGCCTGGTTCCGCCGCAATTCCCAGCTCAAGATGACCAGCCAAGAAATGCGCGACGAGCACAAGCAGGCCGAAGGATCGCCCGAAAAGAAAACGGCGATCCGCCAGCGCCAGCGCGACATGGCGCGCGGCGGAGTGGCGCGGGCGGTGAAGGAAGCGCAGTTCGTGCTGACCAACCCGACGCATTTTGCGGTGGCAATGGCTTACGATCCGGCGGTGGCCCCGGCCCCCTATGTGCTGGCAAAGGGGCGCGGCGAGAAGGCGCTGGCGATGCGCGAGCTGGCGGCGGAATATGCGGTGCCCCTGCTCGAATATCCGGCGCTGGCGCGTTCGATCTACTTCACCACCCGCGAAAACCAGGTTGTGCGCGCCGAGCTCTATGGCGCGATTGCCGGCGTGCTCGCCTTTGTGATGTCGCTAAAGCGCGGCGAAAGCCCACAGCGACCGCACATCAACGTGCCGGTAGAACTGCAATTCGATGCCGAGGGGAGGGTGAAAGGCGCTTAAAGGTCTCCCGGTTTCGCCGTTCTGGAGAGCATGGAAACCAGCACAACCTCATCGATTGTCAGCAGGCTCGGCGGCGGCAGCGGGGTTGATATGGCGCAGCTCGCCAAAGATCTCGCCGAAGCCCGCTTCCTTCCGCAGATCGGCCAGCTTGAAGCGCGCAGCACGGCGCTGGAAGCCAAGATATCCGCCGCTTCCACCCTGCGCAGCCAGTTGACCCAGCTCGCAAGCGCGTTGGGTGACCGTATTCGTAACGGCGATCTCGCGCCTTCGGCAACCATCGCCAACGGTGGGGTGGCGCAGGTCTCGGTGCTTTCGGGCAGCAGCGCATCGGGCAGTTACACGCTGGAAGTGCAGAGCCTCGCCGCTTCGCAGACACTGGCGAGCAATGCGTACAGCGCAGCTACCGATTTGGCGGGTGAAGGCCAGTTGACGATCCGCTTCGGGACGATTGCCGGGGCTGCGTTTACTGAAGATGCCTCCAGTACCGCCGCCACCATCGACGTGCTCGGTACCGACACTCTCGCCGATGTTGCCGCAAAGATTCGCTCTTCGGGCGCGGGGCTCGATGCCTATGTCGCGCGGACCGCCAGCGGCGCGCAACTGGTGGTCAAGGGCGAGACGGGGGCTGCCAATGCCTTTGTGATGGAGGCGACAGGAGCATCCGTCTCGGGCGGGGCTCCGGCTGCGGGCGATCTCGATTATCTCGCCTGGAGCCCTGCAAGCGATAGCGGCCAGCGCAAGGCCGTGGCCGCCGATGCGCAATTGCTGTTCGACGGAGTTGCCCTGGCAAGTTCCAGCAACAAGGTGACCGGCCTGCCCGAAGGGCTGGTTCTCAATCTTACCGGCACCAATCAGGGTGCGCCAACCACGATCGGTTTTGCCGACAAGTCCGCGCAGATCAGTTCGATGATGGGCGACTTCGTCGGTGCGCTGAACGAAATTGCCACCTCGTTGGCTGAACTGGCCGCACCGCTGGGCGGAGATCTTGGCAACGATCCCGGGGCGCGGGCGCTGAAGCGCGCGCTTGCGTCGCTCACCACACAGGTCGTGATGCCGATCGCTGCGGACGGCGCTCCTTCTACGCTTGCGGACCTCGGCCTGGTACGAACCCGCGAGGGCAACTTCCGGCTCGACAATGAACGGCTCTCGGCCACGCTGGGAAACAATCTCGCAGCGGCAAGCGCGATGTTCACCACCGGCCTTTTTGGCGTATTCGGCACGGTGGACAAGCTGGCGCGCGATCTCACGCTCACTACCAACCCCGGCTCGCTCGGCGGATCGCTGGCGCGGTATAACAGCCAACTCGAAACCGTCGATGAGAAGCTGGAGAAGATCGCCGACCAGCAAGCCGCGCTGCGCGAGCGGATGGTCAAGGACTTTGCTTCGGTGGATCGCAACGTTTCTGCTTCGCAATCGACCCTGAGCTTCATCCAGAACCAGATCGCGATCTGGAACAATTCGGACAATTGACATGCTGCGCCTCGCCGACCCTGCCGAAGCCTATCGTCGCGTCGAACTGGACGCCTGCGTCGCAGGATCGA includes the following:
- the fliR gene encoding flagellar biosynthetic protein FliR — encoded protein: MNLLDLGIAGLEPYPWMLLFTMVRVGAALLAAPLFGIRAVPVQVRIIFSAAMAVFVLNWIPVRVPEDMLAVETFVALVGEAVIGFALGFVLQLAFAIPSIAGEQIAGGMGMAIATAVDPASGSQSGAVGQLLGIMLTLIFLAIGGHLLWLRLVLESYVLFPPGSDWDVGAQGWLVASFAAQAFATALAIALPVTLVLLLVQMVTGVISRSAPSLNLFALGLPAGVLAGLVALIASTPLLNEQFLTLAGSAIEQVGAVARPDRVAPR
- a CDS encoding EscU/YscU/HrcU family type III secretion system export apparatus switch protein gives rise to the protein MSEQPSGEKSFAPTEKRKQDAAKKGNVLRSKEVATAISVLVGALWLKLAGPSLLAAIEGNAAASLAFDRETIADFRPGQMLRDAMLDVLPLLLGLGMLVILTTMAAQLLLGDGRWVSGNALPKPSKLNPVTGLKRMFGMQGLIELGKSLAKLGLLGTIAWYWGKANLLTVLSLGRGELTGQLSAAWHAIATLLLLLAAGLAVIALIDWPIAWFRRNSQLKMTSQEMRDEHKQAEGSPEKKTAIRQRQRDMARGGVARAVKEAQFVLTNPTHFAVAMAYDPAVAPAPYVLAKGRGEKALAMRELAAEYAVPLLEYPALARSIYFTTRENQVVRAELYGAIAGVLAFVMSLKRGESPQRPHINVPVELQFDAEGRVKGA
- the fliD gene encoding flagellar filament capping protein FliD, translating into METSTTSSIVSRLGGGSGVDMAQLAKDLAEARFLPQIGQLEARSTALEAKISAASTLRSQLTQLASALGDRIRNGDLAPSATIANGGVAQVSVLSGSSASGSYTLEVQSLAASQTLASNAYSAATDLAGEGQLTIRFGTIAGAAFTEDASSTAATIDVLGTDTLADVAAKIRSSGAGLDAYVARTASGAQLVVKGETGAANAFVMEATGASVSGGAPAAGDLDYLAWSPASDSGQRKAVAADAQLLFDGVALASSSNKVTGLPEGLVLNLTGTNQGAPTTIGFADKSAQISSMMGDFVGALNEIATSLAELAAPLGGDLGNDPGARALKRALASLTTQVVMPIAADGAPSTLADLGLVRTREGNFRLDNERLSATLGNNLAAASAMFTTGLFGVFGTVDKLARDLTLTTNPGSLGGSLARYNSQLETVDEKLEKIADQQAALRERMVKDFASVDRNVSASQSTLSFIQNQIAIWNNSDN